One genomic region from Synergistales bacterium encodes:
- a CDS encoding CvpA family protein: protein MNSIVDIVAALVAAFLLFRGFWRGGSGEILSMLGTVGGVLLAWLYGPDLRPLIVDLTGIDAGVAQILAMVVIFVAVTLFASLLQLWVKAFLRITRLSLLDRILGIGAGAAKVVALLLLVYVGGILLSPVVPNTWMRGSKAMELAAAIWPVLQKNLQERGVEIPDSADLSTPGAVQSPLQ from the coding sequence GTGAACTCGATCGTTGATATCGTTGCCGCCCTGGTTGCCGCCTTCCTGCTCTTTCGAGGGTTCTGGCGGGGAGGATCCGGTGAGATCCTGTCCATGCTCGGTACGGTTGGCGGTGTGCTCCTGGCCTGGCTCTACGGTCCGGATCTCCGGCCCCTGATTGTCGACCTGACGGGGATCGACGCCGGCGTGGCCCAGATTCTCGCCATGGTGGTCATCTTTGTGGCGGTGACCCTTTTTGCGTCACTGCTCCAGTTGTGGGTGAAGGCCTTCCTGCGGATCACCCGGCTTTCCCTGCTAGACAGAATCCTGGGCATCGGCGCCGGTGCGGCCAAGGTGGTGGCTCTGCTGTTGCTGGTCTATGTGGGCGGCATACTCCTCAGCCCTGTTGTCCCCAACACATGGATGAGGGGAAGCAAGGCGATGGAGCTTGCGGCGGCGATCTGGCCGGTCCTCCAGAAGAACCTCCAGGAGCGGGGGGTGGAGATCCCCGATTCGGCCGACCTTTCGACCCCCGGTGCGGTCCAGTCGCCTCTCCAATAG